One region of Rhodocaloribacter litoris genomic DNA includes:
- a CDS encoding esterase/lipase family protein, which yields MNRRSEKASKHRAALAPFPEPPLIRLRYPVMLMHGFGMLAAVCRGGMLHPMAMRLRAHGIRAYAPNVAPYETVPVRAAMWQARLRHVLDETGADRVHLIAHSMGGLDARYLITVLGAHDRVASLTTIATPHHGTALADLVLEQPERVRTWMAGLTGRMSAAAMKEASTDFVRAVAELTPAYVEETFNPAVPDHPAVRYRSYAGRAGRGTGVPMSPLLRPLNHLLFARDGVNDGFVAVERARWGTCLGILDADHLQQVGLKLALRSRFDAATFYLDLVRQLAAEEP from the coding sequence ATGAACCGGCGAAGCGAAAAGGCCTCGAAACACCGGGCTGCGCTGGCACCTTTTCCCGAGCCGCCGCTTATCCGGCTGCGCTATCCCGTCATGCTGATGCACGGCTTCGGCATGCTGGCGGCCGTCTGCCGGGGCGGGATGCTGCACCCGATGGCGATGCGGCTGCGGGCACACGGCATCCGGGCCTACGCGCCGAACGTGGCACCGTACGAGACCGTGCCCGTGCGGGCCGCGATGTGGCAGGCGCGCCTCCGCCACGTGCTCGACGAGACGGGGGCGGACCGCGTCCACCTCATCGCCCACTCGATGGGTGGCCTCGACGCCCGCTACCTCATCACGGTGCTCGGCGCACACGACCGGGTCGCCTCGCTGACGACGATCGCGACGCCGCACCACGGGACGGCCCTGGCGGACCTCGTCCTCGAACAGCCGGAACGGGTCCGCACCTGGATGGCCGGGCTGACAGGCCGGATGAGCGCCGCCGCCATGAAGGAGGCCTCCACCGACTTCGTCCGGGCCGTCGCCGAACTGACCCCCGCCTACGTCGAGGAGACGTTCAACCCCGCCGTACCCGACCACCCCGCCGTACGTTACCGCTCCTATGCCGGCCGGGCCGGCCGGGGCACCGGCGTGCCGATGAGCCCGCTGCTGCGCCCGCTCAACCACCTCCTCTTTGCCCGCGACGGCGTCAACGACGGCTTCGTCGCCGTGGAGCGGGCCCGCTGGGGCACCTGCCTCGGCATCCTCGACGCCGACCACCTCCAGCAGGTTGGCCTCAAGCTCGCCCTCCGCAGCCGCTTCGACGCCGCCACCTTCTACCTCGACCTGGTCCGGCAACTGGCCGCCGAAGAGCCCTGA
- a CDS encoding peptide MFS transporter — protein sequence MASSNDPRAASARGKTFFGHPGGLATLFFTEMWERFSYYGMRALLVLFMTAAAAGANPGLGFSDGTAAAVYGLYTFFVYVLSLPGGWVADNLWGQRKAVFVGGCIIALGHFTMAGPLVGLPDLPTFFGGLLLIVIGTGLLKPNVSTIVGELYPEGGARRDAGFSIFYMGINLGAFIGPLICGYLGENINWHYGFSAAGFGMVLGLVQYKLGERMLGAAGHLKTGEGAEVLAARSRRFYAISAAVLGTLGLLAWMIASGMLAVSIETVARTLGVVVVVLAVLYFAYLILLAGHTREEKKRLGVIFWLFILAAMFWSGFEQAGSSLNLFAERLTDRVLFGWEAPASWLQSVNPIFIIIGAPLFGMLWVSLARRNANPSIPVKFALGLLGLAAGFFVLAWGAAHATPENPVSPAWLVVTYALHTSGELCLSPVGLSSITKLAPENRVGQMMGVWFIASALGNLIAGLVAGQLENLAPAALFLNVGMIVGGAGMVALLVSPAVRKLMGNVE from the coding sequence ATGGCTTCTTCCAATGATCCGAGGGCCGCTTCGGCCAGGGGCAAAACCTTTTTCGGGCATCCCGGTGGGCTGGCCACGCTTTTCTTCACGGAGATGTGGGAACGGTTCAGCTACTACGGGATGCGGGCGCTTCTGGTGCTGTTCATGACGGCGGCCGCAGCCGGGGCCAACCCGGGACTGGGGTTTTCGGACGGAACGGCCGCGGCCGTCTACGGGCTCTACACGTTCTTCGTGTACGTGCTGTCCCTGCCCGGCGGCTGGGTTGCGGACAACCTGTGGGGCCAGCGCAAAGCCGTTTTCGTGGGCGGGTGCATCATTGCCCTGGGACACTTCACAATGGCCGGCCCGCTCGTCGGCCTGCCGGACCTGCCGACGTTCTTCGGCGGGCTGCTCCTGATCGTCATCGGGACGGGCTTGCTCAAACCCAACGTGAGCACCATCGTGGGGGAGCTGTATCCGGAGGGAGGGGCACGGCGCGATGCCGGCTTCTCGATCTTCTACATGGGCATCAACCTGGGGGCTTTCATCGGGCCGCTCATCTGTGGTTACCTCGGTGAGAACATCAACTGGCACTATGGCTTCTCGGCGGCGGGCTTCGGCATGGTGCTGGGACTGGTCCAGTACAAGCTGGGTGAACGCATGCTCGGCGCGGCAGGCCATCTCAAAACGGGCGAGGGGGCCGAGGTGCTCGCCGCCCGGAGCCGGCGTTTCTATGCGATTTCGGCGGCGGTGCTGGGGACGCTGGGCCTGCTCGCCTGGATGATCGCCAGCGGTATGCTCGCGGTCTCGATCGAGACCGTGGCCAGGACGCTGGGGGTGGTCGTGGTCGTGCTGGCGGTCCTCTACTTCGCCTATCTCATCTTGCTGGCCGGGCACACGCGGGAGGAGAAGAAAAGGCTGGGCGTCATCTTCTGGCTTTTCATCCTGGCCGCCATGTTCTGGTCCGGCTTCGAGCAGGCCGGGTCTTCGCTGAACCTGTTCGCCGAGCGACTCACCGACCGGGTCCTTTTCGGCTGGGAAGCCCCGGCCTCGTGGTTGCAGTCGGTCAATCCCATCTTTATCATCATCGGGGCACCGTTGTTCGGGATGCTGTGGGTGTCGCTGGCGCGCCGGAACGCCAACCCGTCGATCCCGGTGAAGTTTGCGCTCGGGTTGCTGGGGCTGGCGGCCGGTTTCTTCGTGCTGGCCTGGGGGGCCGCGCACGCCACGCCGGAGAATCCCGTTTCTCCGGCCTGGCTGGTCGTGACGTACGCGCTCCATACCAGCGGGGAGCTGTGCCTGTCCCCGGTGGGCCTGTCCTCGATCACGAAGCTGGCCCCGGAAAACCGGGTGGGCCAGATGATGGGCGTCTGGTTCATCGCGTCGGCGCTGGGCAACCTGATTGCCGGTCTCGTGGCCGGTCAGCTCGAGAACCTGGCGCCGGCGGCCCTCTTCCTCAATGTGGGGATGATCGTGGGCGGGGCCGGAATGGTTGCCCTCCTAGTCAGCCCGGCCGTGCGAAAGCTCATGGGGAACGTCGAATGA
- the aspS gene encoding aspartate--tRNA ligase has product MSIQPRARLHIPQDTHGPRTHTCGALRREHVGQEVVLKGWVDTRRDLGGVIFIDLRDRYGLTQIVFSPQDDPEAHARAAPLRSEYVVSIRGTVALRAEETINPKLPTGDVEVRVHDLVVLNPSDPPPFTVSAHEEKQQKTSEDLRLRYRYLDLRRPELQRNLTLRHRLYQATRRYFDRHGFIEIETPVLMKSTPEGARDYLVPSRLHPGKFYALPQSPQTYKQILMVAGFDRYFQIVKCFRDEDLRADRQPEFTQIDVEVSFATEEMIYALMEGLMQAIWKETRGIDIATPFPRLRYDEALRTYGTDKPDTRFGLEIHDLSDVFRGSGFRVFDDILARGGHVVALNVPGYGDQGRGYMDRLDKDVVRRRIGAGGLIYFRLPSDGSPTLSSVKEHVLPTPYVDAAVQAVGARPGDLVLVLAGPAPTVFEQMGALRLHMGQELALIPPPGEGPWHFVWITDFPLLEWDEEERRFVARHHPFTSPHPEDLDSLFDDPARTRARAYDLVLNGYEIGGGSIRIHQPELQRQMFHLLGIDEAEARQRFGFLLDAFRYGAPPHGGIAFGVDRIAMLLAGGTSLRDVIAFPKTQRAQELMVQSPDTVDPRQLEELHIRIVLPEED; this is encoded by the coding sequence ATGTCGATACAACCCCGCGCCCGTCTTCATATTCCACAGGACACCCACGGCCCCCGGACGCACACCTGTGGCGCGCTGCGTCGCGAGCACGTGGGGCAGGAGGTCGTGCTCAAAGGCTGGGTGGACACGCGCCGCGACCTCGGCGGCGTCATCTTCATCGACCTGCGCGACCGCTACGGGCTGACGCAGATCGTCTTCTCTCCCCAGGACGATCCGGAGGCGCATGCCCGGGCCGCCCCGCTGCGGAGCGAGTACGTCGTCTCCATCCGGGGCACGGTGGCCCTGCGGGCGGAGGAAACCATCAACCCGAAGCTGCCCACCGGCGACGTGGAGGTGCGGGTGCACGACCTCGTGGTGCTCAACCCGTCCGACCCGCCTCCTTTCACGGTCTCGGCCCACGAGGAAAAGCAGCAAAAGACGAGCGAGGACCTGCGCCTGCGGTACCGCTACCTGGACCTGCGGCGCCCCGAACTGCAGCGTAACCTGACGCTGCGCCACCGGCTCTACCAGGCCACCCGCCGCTACTTCGACCGGCACGGCTTCATCGAGATCGAAACGCCGGTGCTCATGAAGTCCACCCCGGAAGGCGCCCGGGACTACCTGGTGCCCAGCCGCCTGCATCCGGGCAAGTTCTACGCCCTGCCGCAGTCGCCCCAGACCTACAAGCAGATCCTCATGGTGGCCGGCTTCGACCGCTACTTCCAGATCGTCAAGTGCTTCCGGGACGAGGACCTGCGGGCCGACCGCCAGCCCGAGTTCACCCAGATCGACGTCGAGGTCTCCTTCGCCACCGAGGAGATGATCTATGCGCTGATGGAAGGGCTGATGCAGGCCATCTGGAAGGAGACGCGCGGGATCGACATCGCCACCCCCTTCCCGCGCCTGCGCTACGACGAAGCCCTGCGCACCTACGGCACCGACAAGCCGGACACCCGCTTCGGCCTCGAGATCCACGACCTGAGCGACGTCTTCCGGGGCTCCGGCTTCCGCGTCTTCGACGACATCCTGGCACGCGGCGGCCACGTCGTCGCCCTCAACGTACCGGGCTACGGCGACCAGGGGCGCGGCTACATGGACCGGCTCGACAAGGACGTCGTGCGGCGCCGCATCGGGGCCGGCGGGCTGATCTACTTCCGCCTGCCCTCGGACGGCTCGCCCACGCTTTCCTCCGTCAAAGAGCACGTCCTGCCCACCCCGTACGTCGACGCCGCCGTGCAGGCCGTCGGCGCCCGGCCCGGAGACCTGGTGCTCGTGCTCGCCGGCCCCGCCCCCACCGTCTTCGAGCAGATGGGCGCGCTGCGCCTGCACATGGGGCAGGAACTCGCCCTCATCCCTCCCCCCGGCGAAGGCCCCTGGCACTTCGTCTGGATCACCGACTTTCCCCTGCTCGAATGGGACGAGGAGGAACGCCGCTTCGTGGCCCGGCACCATCCCTTCACCTCGCCCCATCCCGAGGACCTGGACAGCCTCTTCGACGACCCGGCCCGCACCCGGGCCCGGGCCTACGACCTCGTCCTCAACGGCTATGAGATCGGCGGCGGCTCCATCCGGATCCACCAGCCCGAACTCCAGCGCCAGATGTTCCACCTGCTGGGCATCGACGAGGCCGAAGCCCGCCAGCGCTTCGGCTTCCTCCTGGACGCCTTCCGCTACGGCGCCCCGCCGCACGGCGGCATCGCCTTCGGCGTCGACCGTATCGCCATGCTGCTCGCCGGCGGCACGTCGCTGCGCGACGTCATCGCCTTCCCCAAAACCCAGCGCGCCCAGGAACTGATGGTGCAATCGCCCGACACGGTAGACCCGCGCCAGCTCGAAGAACTCCACATCCGCATCGTCCTGCCCGAAGAGGACTGA